A portion of the Canis lupus baileyi chromosome 6, mCanLup2.hap1, whole genome shotgun sequence genome contains these proteins:
- the LOC140634622 gene encoding large ribosomal subunit protein uL14-like translates to MSKRGRGGSSGAKFRISLGLPVGAVINCADNTGAKNLYIISVKGIKGRLNRLPAAGVGDMVMATVKKGKPELRKKVHPAVVIRQRKSYRRKDGVFLYFEDNTGVIVNNKGEMKGSAITGPVAKECADLWPRIASNAGSIA, encoded by the coding sequence ATGTCGAAGCGAGGACGTGGTGGGTCCTCCGGTGCAAAATTCCGGATTTCCCTGGGCCTCCCGGTAGGAGCCGTCATCAATTGTGCTGACAACACAGGAGCCAAAAATCTGTATATTATCTCTGTGAAGGGGATTAAGGGACGATtgaacagacttcctgctgctGGTGTGGGGGACATGGTGATGGCCACAGTGAAGAAAGGCAAACCAGAGCTCAGGAAGAAGGTACATCCAGCAGTGGTGATTCGACAACGAAAATCATACCGGAGAAAAGATGGTGTGTTTCTCTATTTTGAGGATAACACGGGGGTCATAGTAAATAATAAAGGTGAAATGAAAGGTTCTGCTATTACAGGACCGGTCGCAAAGGAGTGTGCAGACTTGTGGCCCAGGATTGCTTCCAATGCTGGCAGCATTGCATGA